TAAGGTAGATATTTCACTTCATTTAATATAACACGGGAGAATACTATTGCACAACCCTTTAGCAACTCAAACCCACCATTCAGCAGTTAGCTTTATAAAATATGTTTCTTTTCATAGATTTTTGAGGTATCAAATTAATTCTAAAACCTTTAAAATTTAAAAACATGAAAAAATTATTACTTTCAACCGTTTTGCTTTTTACAGCAATTATTTTAAACGCCCAAACCATGTATGTAGATATAGATGCTACTGGTAATAATGATGGAACATCATGGGCAAATGCTTTTACAAATTTAGATACCGCTTTAGCTAATTGGGATATTGTACTCTGGGGTGGCGAAATATGGGTAGCAGAAGGAACTTATAAACCGGGAGATGGCATAAGTAGAACTGCTGCATTTAACGTAAAAAGTAATATGTTTGGTGGCTTTAATGGAACAGAAACCAACAGAGGAGACCGAGATATTGCTGCTAATCCTACCATTTTAAGTGGAGATTTATTAGGCAATGATAATGGGAATATAAGTTCAACTGAAATAACAAGAGCAGATAATTCTTATTCTGTAGTTTATTCTGGTTGGGATGCTCAACTAAATGGTTTTATTATAGAAGGCGGACATGCAAATGCTACTACAGGAGGAGACCAAAATCAAGCAGGAGCTGCTATTTATAATATGAATAATGGAATGACAATAACTAACTGTGTTTTTAGAAACAATTATGGAGAAGAAGATGGTGCTATTGTAAAATTTAGAGGTCCTGCAGGCTACAACAGTTGGTTTAATCTTCATGGAAATGAGTTTTACAATAATGTTTCTAATAGAAGTATGGTAAGCTCTACAAGACCTTCAACTCTAGTATATTGGTGTTATATGAGAATATACAACAATCTATTTCATCATAATGAGGTAAAAGCTTCAAATGCAAGTATAGTTTGTGCAACAAACCATGTTAATGGAGGTTCTCTTTCTATGGGCGACTATTCATACCTGATCTACCACAATACTTTTGTAAATAACATTATACCAAATACAGGAGGTACAATTGGGCATGGTAGAAATGATATTAACGGCACCAATGATGGTTGGGGAGAATTAAATATTGAGGTAGTTGGTAATATTATTTGGGATGATGCACCTACATTAGTAGAATACTCCATGGTAAGTGGTTCTATTGATACTTCAACACAGTTTTACTTTATGTCAAATGTCATAAAGGGAACAGATACGATTCAAAATGCGGATTTAATGACATACCAGCCTTATATAACCGGTAATGTTTATGACGAATACCCAATGTTTGTAGATACAGCTACTAATGATTATAGAATAATAGATTGTGCTACTCCCGGTAATGATATAGTTAATTATACAAACCAAAATCTCACTATTTCAACTGATTTTTATGGCAATGATAGACCAATAGGTTTTGCCGCAGATGCAGGACATAGTGAAGTTACACAAGAAGCCGCTCCTGTAACGGTACAGCAAGTAGGAACTACTTTAGAAGCTACAGCCGGATATGCTAACTATAGTTGGTTTTTAGGTCAGCCACCTTATACGCAATACGCAGAAACAAGTAATGTATTAACGCCTACAGATGGTGATGGACAATATTTTGTACTTGCTATGGATGACAATTTTTGTAAGACCTTAGGAGTAGGAAATTATTGTTCTTCTGTTACGGTTAGTATTGATTTAATAAACGATACATTGTTTGCTACGGGTAATGGAGGAAACTCTTATGCTTGGTATCTTGACGGAAACCCAGTAGGAACTAATGATGACATTTTTGTACCAACTACTCCTGGAACATACACTGTAGCTCATTATTTATGGGACGGAACTCAGATAGTTGGCTGTACAGGTACTGCTGCTTATGAAATAACTTGTAGCAATATGCAAGCACCTGTAATTTCTGAAAATAATGGAGTGTTATCTGTTAATGATGATTATACTACTTACCAATGGTATTTAGGTACTAATGCTATTTCAGGTGCAAATAGTGCTTCATATACACCTACAGTTAGTGGCGATTATTCCGTAGAAGTTACAGACAATTTTAACTGTGGTATCTATTCTAATCCTTTTTCATTTTGCTTAAACTTTAATCTTACCATTTCTCAAAGTGATTCAACACTAATTGCAGGTTCTGTATTTACAAACTACCAATGGTATTTAGATGGTAATGCTATAAGTGGAGCTACAAGTCAAACCTATACGGCTACGCAAAATGGAACCTATACTTGCCAAGCTGAGAACAGTGGCTGTACTGGAACATCTAATAGTTTAGTAGTTGATTTAGGTACGGGAATTAAAGATATTTCATTAAACGGATTGAGTGTTTATCCTAACCCTGCAAATGATATAGTAAACATAAAAGTAAATGAAGCATTAACTGCAATAGTTTTATTTGACCTAACAGGAAAAGTAGTAAAAGCATTTGATGCAAATAATATGCAACTAAACGTAGCTGATATTCAGCAAGGAATTTACTTTTTAGAATTGAAAAACAATGAGAAACGCTCTGTAGTAAAATTAGCTATTAAGTAAGTAAAGAAACTTTGCCAAGGAAAAAGTAAAGTAATCTTTTTCATCAAGAGAACCTCACTCGGCAACGAGTGGGGTTTTTCTATTTTACGATAGAGTGTAAGCATTTTACCATTGTAAAACACAAAATAGTCTAATCTATTTTATGTTAGTATTAATTATCTTCAGAAACATACAGTCTAAAAAAGCAATAAATAGCTACGGCATCTAAAATGTGCCATATAGCATGAGCTTGAACTATAGCATCGGGAATGCACCAAGGGTGCTCATCCCAACCAATTTGCCAAATAGCAAAAGCAATGGAAAAAACAATACTGGCATAAATAACCCATTTAATTTCGCTTTTAGGTTTATCTTTTATTTTGTGTATTATTTCAAATATGACACCTAAAATACAGAATACGCCAAATATAAAACTGCCTGCAAAACCTACAAGAGGTGGCTCCCACGTAGAATAATGAAAAATATGGCAAACAACTAAAGTTCCTATAAACACAAGTGCGTAAGTAAGCTCCGAAAGTTTAAATAATCGCATAGCAGCATAAGAAAAAATAATACCCGCTATTAAATACATTGATAGCATATCAAAATAACCGCCCACACTGGTTTCGCTGCCGTGCATAGCCATAGAACCGGGTGAAAGTAAAACCATTAAACTAGTTAAAACTATAGGGTAAAAAAGGGTAGTGGTAAGCGGATTGTTATTTTTATCAAATTTACCTTTATATATTTGATAAGCAGCCAATAAACCTGCCAGCATAAAACCAAAGTTTGAAAGCGTATTGGACGGCTGTTTTATTAATCCTTCATGCGATAATTCGCAGAAATTTCCGCCTGTACCGTCTGTTATTCCAAACCAAGAAAAATAAAGTCCTAAAAACACTAACAAATGTGTGATAACAGCAACTGCTACGGGAATAATAATGACAAGTGGATTGTTTTTGGCTCTCATAATATTAAATAGTTAGTTTTCAAAAGTTTTTGAAGAATCTTCGGTAAGTTTATTGAGTTCGTTAAGTTCTTTTTTAGTAAAATACCTCCATTTGCCAATAGGAACATCAAGTTTAATGTTCATTATTCTAATTCGTTTTAGTTTTACTACTCTATAATCCAAATATTCGCACATTCTGCGTATTTGCCTGTTTAAGCCTTGTGTTAATATTATTTTAAAGGTTTTGTTATTAATTTTTTCTACTTGGCAAGGTTTTGTAACGGTATCTATAATAGGAACGCCTTTACTCATTTTTTCTAAAAAATCGGTTGTTATGGGTTTATTTACGGTTACTATATATTCTTTTTCGTGGTTGTTTCTTGCACGCAATATTTTATTAACTATATCGCCATCATTGGTTAAAAAAATCAATCCTTCGCTGGGTTTATCTAATCTACCTATGGGAAATATTCTTTCTTTGTAATTGATGTAATCAATAATATTGTTTTTCTCTCTTTTGGTATCGGTAGTACAAACTATTCCTACGGGTTTGTTAAATGCTAAATAAACAAAATCGGTATTGGTTTGTTTAACAATTTTTCCGTCAACGGCTACTGTATCTTGCAAACTTATTTTAGTGCCTTTTTCGGGTACTTTTCCGTTTATGGTTACTCGGTTTTGCTCTATTAGTTTGTCTGCCGCTCTACGAGAGCAGTAGCCTATTTCGCTTAAAAATTTATTAATACGTACTAAATCTTCGGGCATTAATAACCAAATATTTCTTCTAAAGTTAACTCATTTACTTTACCCAGCTTATTTAAACTTTCGGTGTCTAAATGTTCTTTATTTCCTATCACCGCTATATGATAATTTTTCCCTTTAATATGATGGTTAAAGAAATCCACTAAATCATTAATAGTCATTGCTTTTATTTGCTCATATACTTGCTTTCTTATATCGTAATCTCTGCCTAATTTTTGGGCACTTGCATATTGCCAATAAACTCCGGCTCCTGTTACCCAATCGCTTTCCAATTTTTTAATAGCCGCTTCTTTAGCCGAATTAAATTGCATTTGAGCTTCCGGCATATTATTCATTAAATTAAGCATAGCTTCTGTAGCGTCATTCAGTTTATCTGCCTGTGTGCCTACGTATGCATAAGTATAATGGCTTTTGTCTTTTTCATTAGGCGTACTAAAATAAGAATACGCGGCATAAGCCAATGCTTTCTTTTCTCTAATTTCTTGAAAAACTATAGAAGACAATCCCGAACCAAAATACTCGTTAAATAGGGTAGCAGGAGCTAATAATTTATCGTTATATAATTCGTCTTTAGCTATAAAATACAATTCTACTTGCTGCATATCGTACGGAGTAAAATATACTTGGTTTTCTTTAATATCTAACTCAGCATATTTTTTTTCTTTTGGTACATCTTTTAAATTGCTCGTATTTTTGTGGTGTTTTACAATTATCTTTTCAACATCTTTAAAAGGCAACTGACCATAATAGAAAACTTTGTGTTTGTATTGGTTTAGCGATTTAATTTTATTTACTAAAATATTCACATCTTTTGCTTTTAATGCAGCTATAGTTTCTTTTTCGTTAAAAGCGTTAATTTTTCCATATTTAGCATAAGAAGCCAAGCCGCCTCTTAAAATTGTTCCTTTGTTTAGCTTAGCATCGTTTCTTGATTTTTCAATGTCATTTATCATTTCTAAATAAACTTCTTTATTGGCTACTACACTGCTTAATACGTGCTCAAAAAGTTCTATTCCTTTTTCTAAATTGCTTTCTAATCCTGTTAAGTAAACTCTCACTTGGTCTTCTCCGGCATAAACACCAAACTCTAAACCATAGCGATAAAACTCTTTTTTAAGCTCTTCGGCACTGTATTTTTCTGTTCCTAAATAAGGCAAATAAGAAATGGCTAATGCTAAATCTTTATCTGTATTGCTTCCTATATCGTACAAATAGTATAAATTAAAGACTTCATTATTTTTGTTTTTAACGTACGCTAATGGCACTTGATTAAGCGTATCAAATGTTATTTCTTTTTTAAAATCAATAAATTTTGGTTTTAGCGAAGTAGAAGGCATGGCTAAAAAGTCATCATAAAATTTAGATTTTGAATCTCTATCTACTTCTACGGCAGTTATTTTTGGTTTTGGTACATTGTGTCTGTCGCTTTCGCCTATTCTTTTATAAGAAACTACATAGTTGTTGCTGTAGTGTTTATTGGCAAAATCAATAATATCTTGTTTGGTGATTTTACTTAATTCATCTACTTCAAAAATTACGTCATTGTATGGCAAATCGTTAATAAAAGCATCTAACATTAAAAATGCTCTACCTCTGTTGCTTTCTAATGATTTTGTTTGTTGAAGTTTTAAATCGTTTACTACGGCTTCTACTAACCAATCGTCAAAATCGCCTTTTTTAATTTTTTCTATTTCGCCTAAAAGTAGGTCTTTAACTTCTTCTAAAGTTTGGTTTTGCTTAGGCACGCCATATAAAAAGTGAATGGTATAATCTTTTAAATATTGCACAAAAGAGCCTGCATTTAATGCTTTTTGTTTTAGGTTTAGGTCAATATCTATTAATCCCGCTTGACTGTTTGCCAAAAGCATGTCTATCATTTTAACCATCATAGCATCATTAGTGCCGGCTCCGTTAAATTTGTAGCCCATGTACAGCATTTCTTGCTGTGGTCCGTAGGTGTTTTTAACAACGGGCGTAGTAAGCTCCGTTTTTTCGGGTTGCTTAAATGGTGCTACTTCTTTTTGCTTCCAATCTCCAAAATTCTTTTCTATTAAATCTATAGTTTTATCGGGGTCTAAATCGCCACTTAAAATTACAGCTACATTATTGGGTACATAATATTTATCAAAGTACTTGTGAATATTGTACATAGAAGGATTTTTTAAATGCTCACCTAAGCCAATGGTAGATTGTGTGCCATAAGGATGATTAGGCAATAAACCTTCTAAAACGCCTTGATAAACCCAACGACCGTCATTGTCTTGGTTTCTATTAAACTCTTCGTAAACGGTTTCTAATTCGGTATGAAAAAGTCTTAAAACTAAAGTTTTAAATCTTTCGCCTTCCACTTTTGTCCATTTCTCAAGCTCGTTAGAGGGAATATCATTAATATATACGGTTTCATCGTTTGAGGTGTAGGCATTTGTTCCTTTTGCTCCTAATGATGACACCATTTTATC
Above is a window of Chitinophagales bacterium DNA encoding:
- a CDS encoding T9SS type A sorting domain-containing protein, which produces MKKLLLSTVLLFTAIILNAQTMYVDIDATGNNDGTSWANAFTNLDTALANWDIVLWGGEIWVAEGTYKPGDGISRTAAFNVKSNMFGGFNGTETNRGDRDIAANPTILSGDLLGNDNGNISSTEITRADNSYSVVYSGWDAQLNGFIIEGGHANATTGGDQNQAGAAIYNMNNGMTITNCVFRNNYGEEDGAIVKFRGPAGYNSWFNLHGNEFYNNVSNRSMVSSTRPSTLVYWCYMRIYNNLFHHNEVKASNASIVCATNHVNGGSLSMGDYSYLIYHNTFVNNIIPNTGGTIGHGRNDINGTNDGWGELNIEVVGNIIWDDAPTLVEYSMVSGSIDTSTQFYFMSNVIKGTDTIQNADLMTYQPYITGNVYDEYPMFVDTATNDYRIIDCATPGNDIVNYTNQNLTISTDFYGNDRPIGFAADAGHSEVTQEAAPVTVQQVGTTLEATAGYANYSWFLGQPPYTQYAETSNVLTPTDGDGQYFVLAMDDNFCKTLGVGNYCSSVTVSIDLINDTLFATGNGGNSYAWYLDGNPVGTNDDIFVPTTPGTYTVAHYLWDGTQIVGCTGTAAYEITCSNMQAPVISENNGVLSVNDDYTTYQWYLGTNAISGANSASYTPTVSGDYSVEVTDNFNCGIYSNPFSFCLNFNLTISQSDSTLIAGSVFTNYQWYLDGNAISGATSQTYTATQNGTYTCQAENSGCTGTSNSLVVDLGTGIKDISLNGLSVYPNPANDIVNIKVNEALTAIVLFDLTGKVVKAFDANNMQLNVADIQQGIYFLELKNNEKRSVVKLAIK
- a CDS encoding ceramidase domain-containing protein, giving the protein MRAKNNPLVIIIPVAVAVITHLLVFLGLYFSWFGITDGTGGNFCELSHEGLIKQPSNTLSNFGFMLAGLLAAYQIYKGKFDKNNNPLTTTLFYPIVLTSLMVLLSPGSMAMHGSETSVGGYFDMLSMYLIAGIIFSYAAMRLFKLSELTYALVFIGTLVVCHIFHYSTWEPPLVGFAGSFIFGVFCILGVIFEIIHKIKDKPKSEIKWVIYASIVFSIAFAIWQIGWDEHPWCIPDAIVQAHAIWHILDAVAIYCFFRLYVSEDN
- the rluF gene encoding 23S rRNA pseudouridine(2604) synthase RluF; the protein is MPEDLVRINKFLSEIGYCSRRAADKLIEQNRVTINGKVPEKGTKISLQDTVAVDGKIVKQTNTDFVYLAFNKPVGIVCTTDTKREKNNIIDYINYKERIFPIGRLDKPSEGLIFLTNDGDIVNKILRARNNHEKEYIVTVNKPITTDFLEKMSKGVPIIDTVTKPCQVEKINNKTFKIILTQGLNRQIRRMCEYLDYRVVKLKRIRIMNIKLDVPIGKWRYFTKKELNELNKLTEDSSKTFEN
- a CDS encoding insulinase family protein encodes the protein MRKIISILLIALTLTANAQVKNTKTEAKKYTHNFKTVPNDPSHTLMYTLSNGLKVYLSVNKLEPRIQTLIAVKAGSKYDPAETTGLAHYLEHMMFKGTHQFGTKDWDKEKEILDKIAAKFEEHRLEPDSAKKVALYAEIDKLSLEASKYAIANEYDKMVSSLGAKGTNAYTSNDETVYINDIPSNELEKWTKVEGERFKTLVLRLFHTELETVYEEFNRNQDNDGRWVYQGVLEGLLPNHPYGTQSTIGLGEHLKNPSMYNIHKYFDKYYVPNNVAVILSGDLDPDKTIDLIEKNFGDWKQKEVAPFKQPEKTELTTPVVKNTYGPQQEMLYMGYKFNGAGTNDAMMVKMIDMLLANSQAGLIDIDLNLKQKALNAGSFVQYLKDYTIHFLYGVPKQNQTLEEVKDLLLGEIEKIKKGDFDDWLVEAVVNDLKLQQTKSLESNRGRAFLMLDAFINDLPYNDVIFEVDELSKITKQDIIDFANKHYSNNYVVSYKRIGESDRHNVPKPKITAVEVDRDSKSKFYDDFLAMPSTSLKPKFIDFKKEITFDTLNQVPLAYVKNKNNEVFNLYYLYDIGSNTDKDLALAISYLPYLGTEKYSAEELKKEFYRYGLEFGVYAGEDQVRVYLTGLESNLEKGIELFEHVLSSVVANKEVYLEMINDIEKSRNDAKLNKGTILRGGLASYAKYGKINAFNEKETIAALKAKDVNILVNKIKSLNQYKHKVFYYGQLPFKDVEKIIVKHHKNTSNLKDVPKEKKYAELDIKENQVYFTPYDMQQVELYFIAKDELYNDKLLAPATLFNEYFGSGLSSIVFQEIREKKALAYAAYSYFSTPNEKDKSHYTYAYVGTQADKLNDATEAMLNLMNNMPEAQMQFNSAKEAAIKKLESDWVTGAGVYWQYASAQKLGRDYDIRKQVYEQIKAMTINDLVDFFNHHIKGKNYHIAVIGNKEHLDTESLNKLGKVNELTLEEIFGY